The genomic DNA TTATAAATAAAAATTTGCACCAGCATTGCATTCACTCCAAGTCCTTAATTCTCAAGAGGTTGTGTAATATTCACCCCCGTTATACCGCTGAAAAGATATGTCAACAGCCTGTCAAGGTCTGACCCTATTCTACTCTCTATTCTACTCTTAATCCCTACTCCTGTTTATTCTACTTCCTCTCTTTCCACCGGACATGGTATTGGACATCGTGTCCTTATCTCTGGACAGACAGTTCTCTTTACCGGACAAACGGTTCTCTCTACTGGACATTGAGTTTTTACTCCTACTGGTGGACATATCGTTCGGATTGGTCGCATGGTAATACACTCAACTGAATTTACTGGACAATCGGTCTTAATCACAGGACAGTTGGTTCTCACTACCGGACAAACGGTTTTGTCTACTGGACACTGCGTTCTTGCACCGGGTTCTTTAGTCACGCAAGGTGGACATTCTGTATCTACTTGCGGACATCTGGTCTTTAGTTCTGGACATACCGTTCTTTCTACGGGACATTGAGTTTTTTCTGTTGGTTCTTTAGTCACGCAAGGTGGACATTCTGTGTCTACTTGCGGACATCTGGTCTTTAGTTCTGGACATACCGTTCTTTCTACTGGACATTTGGTTATCTCGGGCAACATAGTCGGTCTTACTTGAATTTCACCTGGTGTTCCGGGACCGGTAGCGCCTGGCACAACTTCAGCCTGGGCAACAATAATCTTACCCCCATTAAATCCTTTTAATGCTGTATTTAAAGTTGACTTGTACAGTGGAGAATCATTTGCATCTTCGAAACTAATTGCCTGTCGAACTCCCAGATTCAAACTCAATATCACCCCTACAAATACTATTGCTAATCTTACTATCCACTTATTCATTTTCTATTTCACCTCCTTTTCAATTAAAATTCCTCCCTTTTTTCTTATAATACTAAACTTAATATAAAAAGTCAAGTATTTTTTATATTTTTTTTCGTTTTTAATTGGCGTCGGTATAAAAATAAAGAGAAACGGTCATGAATCTATAATTCACAAAGGGCGATGAAAATAGGTTTGATGGTTTGATAGTTGGATAGTTGAATGGTTTCTTTGTGATTATTTTCAGGAGAACGGACATGCCCACAGGGTGGACACAAAGAAGGATGAAAATAGTGGTAGGAGATAGAAGGTGGGAGGTAAGGATATAGACGTGAAGAGTGATGTTTTCTTTACTCTCTACTCTCTACTCTCTACTTCCTATTTTGAGGAGAAAAAAGAAAAAAAATAAAATAATACTAAATTTTTTTAATTGACATTCCGATATTGATAGTGTATAATATAAATTATTAGGAAAAGAGTTAAAAATGAAATCTATAGAAAAAGAAACTGAAAATATTACTCTGGCAAGAAAAGGCAAGATGCGACTGGGAGAAATGTTGGTTGAGCGAGGGATTATTAATTATACCCAGCTTAATGAAGCATTGTCTGTTCAAAGGAAAAAAGGGGATCGGCTGGCAGGTATTTTAGTCGAATTAGGTATTATGAGTGAAGATGGAATTGCTGATTTCTATTCAGGGAATGTTGGGGTCAGACCGTGAATGTTGAATGTAGAAAAAACTGCTTTCTACATTCAAAAGCCCGTTGCCTCATCATATTCTTTGCCAGTGAAAGTGAAGTTATTTTCAAAGAACAATTAAGGAAAGGAAAACTAAATTTTACTATTCCTTTATTAACAATAAGTTATGTCTAATGTGAATTCTATAATCAAGGTGTGCCCCCACTATCTCCACAATTACCTTGCAATTACTCTTCTCCAAAAGTTCGATTTGACATTATTACATCATTTATATTTTCCAGTCCCGAATTCTCATATAACTCTATCTCCAATTTCTTCGCAACCTTTTTTATTTCCATTGATAACTCATCTGGCGTATGAAGGAAAGTGGTTATTATAAGACATGGAAAATCATGACTAGTTTCTATTTCAACTTTTACTAATCCTATTATCTTATTCCATTCTTCTTTCCAACATCTGCAATTTTTTGTTTTAAACATCACTTCGATAGGATTTGGGATTTTTTTATTATAAAATTTTTCTACCTCCTTCTTTGATTTATCAAGGAAAAATTTAAATATACTATCACACTTTGTTGGTTTATTCTCCTGTTTTTTAACAATAAGTCCTTTGGTGATAGAAAAATTATCAGATAACTCATCTCGAAAATCAAAAATAATATCTGAATTTTCAAACCCAATTAATCCCTTTGTTAATTTGATATCACTCCAACACCAAAACATATTTTTTCTAAAACGAGGAGCCATTTTTATTTTCCCTTTTTTTTAAATGGCCACCAGTGCCATTTGGTAATGTAAGGTTTTTTAAACCAAATCCCAATATGTCTTCCAAATTCTATATGTCTCCCATAATGAATGATATTTCTTCCTCGCAATATATCAAGACCAATATGTGTAGGTTCTCGGACACCAGCAACATTTATTCCAAAAACAAATGTTGGCCTTAAAGTAAGAAGAAGGAATATTGGGTCTTCCCATATCGGTATTGCTTCAATCCCTTCTGAACAAAGTCCCCACGGATCTATCCAGTTAATCGGGTCATTATAACAATACATATAGGGATGGAGGTCTTGGGGAATATCTATCATCTCTGGGACTATAAAATCAGGAGATGAAGAATCTATAGTATCCTCAAGAATATCCTCAAATGGTACTGGCAATGTCTGTAACACTACTGGTTCTAATATTGGGTCTTTTGTTATAAACCTTCCTATCTTCGGGTCATAGTATCTGGCGCCGAAGTAAAATAACTTACTTTCTGAGTCATATTGTTTACCTGTGAAGGAGTTATAGTTATATTTACCAATGTAGCCTTGCTTTACCTCTCCAAATGCATCGTAGTCATACGAAGTTAAAACATTTCCTCCTCTATCTGTGATATCTCTTATACTTCCTAATCCATCGTGATGGAAGAAGGCAGTGAATAATCCTCCCATGACTAAATCCTTTGATACAAACTGGTCATTTGCATAAATATATTCTGCTAATGGCCTGGCACTCCAAAAATCATACT from bacterium includes the following:
- a CDS encoding RHS repeat-associated core domain-containing protein, yielding MEYDFWSARPLAEYIYANDQFVSKDLVMGGLFTAFFHHDGLGSIRDITDRGGNVLTSYDYDAFGEVKQGYIGKYNYNSFTGKQYDSESKLFYFGARYYDPKIGRFITKDPILEPVVLQTLPVPFEDILEDTIDSSSPDFIVPEMIDIPQDLHPYMYCYNDPINWIDPWGLCSEGIEAIPIWEDPIFLLLTLRPTFVFGINVAGVREPTHIGLDILRGRNIIHYGRHIEFGRHIGIWFKKPYITKWHWWPFKKKGK